A window from Armatimonas rosea encodes these proteins:
- a CDS encoding Gfo/Idh/MocA family protein has protein sequence MSTSRLYNVVGINFDHMHMGDLLRQVHEHPGARLVGIADQSRERMASTVAAFGLTEDQVFTDWQLCLETTKPDIAILCPKTAEHGQAVVEVAPYQTHVLVEKPFAATLADADRMIAAMAATSKTMIINWPLAWYPPHVTTKRLIAEGTIGEVLEVHYYDGNRGPLRHIADKVEITEEEANRQKSQAWWYQREAAGGSLQDYLGYGVTLGTWFLDGRKPLEVTCVTDNKPGLEVDEHSIMVCRYASPYGLSKFETRWGTFTDPWTLQPQPKCGFVVLGTHGTISSYDYEPVIRLQTRERPETHEVPVDTLAPGWRNPIEHLIHHLETGCALHGPLDPALCRIGQQIVDSAVLSARERRTVTLLGE, from the coding sequence ATGTCTACATCGCGCCTTTACAACGTCGTTGGGATCAACTTCGACCACATGCACATGGGCGACCTGCTCCGCCAGGTACACGAGCATCCTGGGGCTCGGCTGGTGGGAATCGCCGACCAGAGCCGGGAGCGGATGGCGAGCACCGTTGCTGCCTTTGGCCTGACAGAAGATCAGGTATTCACCGATTGGCAGCTCTGCTTGGAGACCACCAAGCCCGATATTGCCATCCTCTGCCCCAAGACCGCCGAGCATGGGCAGGCAGTCGTGGAGGTTGCCCCCTACCAGACCCATGTCTTAGTCGAGAAACCCTTTGCCGCCACCCTCGCCGACGCCGACCGGATGATCGCGGCGATGGCTGCCACGAGCAAGACCATGATTATCAACTGGCCGCTGGCATGGTACCCGCCCCACGTGACCACCAAGCGTCTGATTGCCGAGGGGACGATTGGTGAGGTCCTTGAGGTGCACTACTACGATGGCAACCGCGGGCCGCTGCGCCATATCGCCGACAAAGTCGAGATCACCGAGGAGGAGGCCAATCGCCAGAAGTCGCAGGCATGGTGGTACCAGCGCGAGGCCGCCGGCGGCTCGCTCCAGGACTACCTAGGCTACGGCGTGACACTCGGAACGTGGTTTCTCGATGGCCGCAAGCCGCTCGAGGTCACCTGTGTCACCGATAACAAGCCCGGCTTAGAGGTCGATGAGCACTCGATCATGGTCTGCCGCTACGCCAGCCCCTACGGCCTCTCCAAGTTCGAGACCCGCTGGGGCACCTTCACCGATCCCTGGACCCTGCAGCCACAGCCCAAGTGTGGCTTTGTGGTGCTGGGGACACACGGGACGATCTCCAGCTACGACTACGAGCCCGTGATCCGCCTCCAGACCCGAGAGCGCCCGGAGACCCACGAGGTTCCCGTGGACACGCTGGCACCCGGCTGGCGCAACCCCATCGAGCACCTCATCCACCACCTGGAGACGGGCTGCGCGCTCCATGGGCCGCTCGATCCCGCGCTCTGTCGGATTGGTCAGCAGATTGTCGATAGCGCCGTGCTCTCCGCCCGAGAGCGGCGCACGGTCACGCTTCTGGGGGAGTGA
- a CDS encoding zinc-ribbon domain-containing protein, with product MSDTAEKPLFCANCGERNPRTNKFCGSCGTVLVVPPSGPASEVVAPAPAPIPSQPVAPTVAPQQQAVRPEPAPVPQIEIPRDPLARERELERLLTRANVERARALIRDSRKTLGQALVLAEHISPSAAAPVYEQLGDLLAAEERLVEAREHFEKALAVSKGERASAEKKLAEVSLRLSDQEAMARLGGALAPSEDLAAVLQAPRAGRRHAGMAMLLSLVPGFGQFYCGQILKAAAILGVFVVAITVVMLQPDRDALFEHLAGAFAFASGKIKSPAPNTLTVVFAVIAFSAWVYSVADAPFTAGKTEEADSPHLTPTPMGSRSDWEP from the coding sequence ATGAGCGACACGGCGGAAAAACCTCTTTTTTGTGCCAACTGCGGCGAGCGCAATCCCAGGACCAATAAGTTCTGTGGCTCGTGCGGCACTGTGCTGGTGGTTCCGCCGTCGGGGCCGGCCTCTGAGGTCGTAGCCCCGGCTCCCGCTCCTATCCCTTCCCAGCCGGTGGCACCCACGGTGGCACCGCAGCAACAAGCCGTTCGGCCGGAGCCTGCACCGGTGCCGCAGATCGAGATTCCCCGTGATCCCCTGGCGCGGGAGCGAGAGCTGGAGCGCTTGCTCACCCGTGCCAATGTCGAGCGTGCCCGCGCACTTATCCGCGACTCCCGCAAGACTCTTGGACAGGCTCTAGTCCTGGCGGAGCATATCTCCCCAAGTGCCGCCGCGCCGGTCTACGAGCAGCTAGGCGATCTCTTGGCGGCGGAGGAGCGGCTGGTCGAGGCACGGGAGCACTTTGAGAAAGCGCTTGCGGTCAGCAAGGGGGAGCGTGCCTCGGCGGAGAAAAAGCTCGCGGAGGTCTCCCTACGCCTCTCGGACCAAGAAGCCATGGCACGCCTCGGAGGGGCACTGGCTCCCAGCGAGGACCTTGCCGCCGTGCTCCAGGCACCGCGTGCAGGGCGACGGCATGCGGGAATGGCGATGCTCCTCTCGCTGGTTCCGGGCTTTGGCCAGTTCTACTGTGGTCAGATCCTCAAGGCCGCCGCGATTCTGGGGGTCTTTGTGGTCGCCATTACCGTGGTCATGCTGCAGCCAGACCGCGATGCCCTCTTTGAGCACCTGGCCGGGGCGTTTGCCTTTGCCAGTGGCAAGATCAAGTCGCCCGCCCCCAACACGCTCACCGTTGTCTTTGCCGTGATTGCCTTCTCCGCCTGGGTCTACTCCGTGGCGGATGCTCCGTTTACGGCGGGAAAGACCGAAGAAGCGGACTCTCCCCACCTCACCCCAACCCCGATGGGCTCCCGCTCCGATTGGGAGCCCTAG
- the rsfS gene encoding ribosome silencing factor: MSNTKTLDSQAKADILLEAIDDRKGHEPVLIDLRDKVNVADFFLIVTATSTPHLRALAENILERSKDEPGMSKPNVQGEASVEWVLMDFGDIVVHLMSEEARERYKLEQFWTTPQPKGALPPMPGTVLAETPQNAWDVEDDDDEDDDEDDALFFASLDTEVEPIDEDDVE, encoded by the coding sequence ATGTCGAATACAAAAACACTAGATTCCCAGGCTAAGGCCGATATCCTCCTGGAAGCGATCGACGATCGCAAGGGCCACGAGCCCGTTCTGATCGACCTGCGTGACAAGGTCAATGTGGCGGACTTCTTCCTCATTGTCACGGCAACCTCCACGCCCCACCTGCGGGCACTGGCGGAGAATATCCTGGAGCGCTCCAAGGACGAGCCAGGGATGTCCAAGCCCAATGTACAGGGTGAGGCCAGTGTTGAGTGGGTGCTGATGGACTTTGGCGATATCGTGGTCCACTTGATGAGCGAGGAGGCCCGGGAGCGCTACAAGCTGGAGCAGTTCTGGACAACACCTCAGCCCAAGGGTGCCCTTCCTCCGATGCCTGGCACGGTCTTGGCCGAGACGCCCCAGAATGCCTGGGATGTCGAGGACGACGACGATGAGGACGACGACGAAGACGATGCATTATTTTTTGCCTCGCTAGACACGGAAGTGGAACCAATCGACGAAGACGACGTCGAATAG
- the nadD gene encoding nicotinate-nucleotide adenylyltransferase, translating into MRKIGIFGGTFDPVHYGHLRIAEEARERFGLAHVLFVPNQVSPFKIGDTTTPASLRVALVRCAIESNPHFSLWAGELEREGPSFTVETLRRLAQEFPADSLYFLTGTDAVRDIGKWREPEACVALAQFVAFYRPGVTESEARVGVPDLIEPKILFAEMNGLDISSTEIRERVAAGRSIRYLVPDPVVALIEQQGLYRPAGHPPV; encoded by the coding sequence GTGCGAAAAATCGGCATCTTTGGCGGCACCTTCGACCCAGTGCACTACGGGCACCTGCGGATCGCGGAAGAGGCGCGGGAGCGGTTCGGGCTGGCTCATGTCTTATTTGTCCCCAATCAGGTCTCGCCCTTCAAAATTGGGGATACCACAACTCCCGCCTCCCTCCGTGTCGCGCTAGTGCGGTGTGCGATCGAGAGCAACCCGCACTTCTCCCTCTGGGCCGGTGAGCTGGAGCGGGAGGGGCCAAGCTTCACGGTCGAGACCCTGCGCCGCCTCGCGCAAGAGTTTCCCGCTGATTCGCTCTACTTCCTTACCGGAACCGATGCCGTGCGCGATATTGGCAAGTGGCGCGAGCCCGAGGCCTGTGTCGCGCTGGCGCAGTTCGTTGCGTTCTACCGCCCTGGGGTCACCGAGTCCGAGGCGCGGGTGGGGGTTCCCGACCTCATAGAGCCCAAGATTCTCTTCGCGGAGATGAACGGCCTGGATATCTCGTCCACGGAGATTCGTGAGCGGGTAGCCGCAGGCCGCTCGATTCGCTACCTCGTCCCCGATCCTGTTGTGGCACTGATTGAGCAGCAGGGGCTGTACCGGCCCGCCGGACATCCCCCGGTATGA
- a CDS encoding zinc ribbon domain-containing protein — translation MVDENTGSSRLILTEEEPETKVVRIPLPPQLKADEEQQREAERAADAVAQAALLQHARRGAQLPPPAVSAPPVVKTVEAKPKQAAAPEKCPSCGQTISAQDAGFSFCTHCGADLPKASLSLESAPRVELRPPVRMQTPQEEVLPNGVRDTRATVRKIVQVHNGVGQLQAQQVASGTTSSTTSSAQVEIEFRREVNPTVHAILSFLFPGVGQLLNGQVGKGILLILAAFVAVTLLRLEPFGILMLILRAGIGMDAYKIGEKRRNGQKVGEGDWEIA, via the coding sequence GTGGTGGATGAAAACACGGGCAGCTCGCGGTTGATCTTGACGGAAGAGGAGCCCGAGACCAAGGTGGTGCGAATTCCGCTCCCGCCGCAGCTCAAGGCGGATGAGGAGCAGCAACGCGAAGCGGAGCGCGCTGCGGATGCGGTCGCGCAGGCGGCCCTGCTTCAGCATGCCCGACGCGGTGCACAGCTTCCCCCTCCTGCGGTCAGCGCCCCGCCGGTGGTAAAGACGGTCGAGGCCAAGCCGAAGCAAGCGGCCGCTCCCGAGAAGTGTCCCTCGTGTGGCCAGACCATCTCGGCACAGGATGCAGGCTTCTCGTTTTGTACCCACTGCGGTGCCGATCTTCCCAAGGCGAGCCTGAGCCTGGAGAGCGCCCCCCGTGTCGAGCTGCGGCCTCCGGTACGCATGCAGACGCCCCAAGAGGAGGTCTTGCCCAACGGGGTTCGGGATACCCGGGCAACCGTCCGCAAGATCGTCCAGGTCCATAACGGTGTTGGGCAGCTTCAGGCCCAGCAGGTCGCCAGTGGCACTACGTCCAGCACAACCAGCTCGGCCCAGGTCGAGATCGAGTTTCGCCGCGAGGTCAATCCCACCGTCCATGCGATCCTCTCGTTTTTGTTTCCGGGCGTGGGGCAGCTGCTCAACGGGCAGGTGGGCAAGGGAATCTTGCTGATCCTGGCCGCTTTTGTGGCAGTGACCCTGTTGCGCCTGGAACCCTTTGGAATCCTGATGCTGATCCTGCGGGCGGGGATTGGAATGGATGCCTACAAGATCGGTGAGAAGCGTCGCAACGGCCAGAAGGTCGGTGAGGGCGACTGGGAAATCGCCTAG
- a CDS encoding LptF/LptG family permease: MRLSDRSLLSELVVPVLIGLLAFLLMLVGNTLYQLLDRMMSEKWPVAYVARILLFNIPTVLVRTLPIAAAVGASLATSRLARDSELTALRAAGVSLRRAFAPLVFIGLALSGAGIYLFENVVPWVWEQQRDVQSVLTNLPENAIETATMIPIESYVFSFARAEGKRDNSGRKTFVVYDATILERGSGAPPRITTAARGSYRQQQFNFDNVAVHAYKPDRSVDYELTARSEEISVSLEKINGYGMPSDEQLENLSSAKLMERARTERDPRRAVVYAVARWRKLGLPLMCLPLALFAVPLAIRFARAGTFAALMLALVIVFLAVLALTGAEVVALNRWLPPFVAAIAPAVLFTVAALWFLRKLE; the protein is encoded by the coding sequence ATGCGCCTGAGTGATAGATCCCTCCTCTCGGAGCTCGTGGTCCCTGTGCTGATCGGCCTGCTCGCCTTCTTGCTCATGCTCGTGGGAAACACGCTCTACCAGCTCCTGGACCGGATGATGTCCGAGAAGTGGCCGGTTGCCTATGTCGCGCGGATCCTGCTCTTCAATATTCCCACGGTTCTCGTCCGCACCCTCCCCATCGCCGCTGCAGTGGGGGCCAGCCTCGCCACCAGCCGCCTCGCCCGGGATAGCGAGCTCACCGCCCTCCGCGCCGCGGGTGTCTCGCTGCGCCGCGCCTTTGCTCCGCTCGTGTTTATTGGGCTAGCGCTCTCGGGGGCGGGAATCTATCTCTTCGAAAATGTCGTACCCTGGGTCTGGGAGCAGCAGCGCGATGTCCAGAGCGTCCTCACCAACCTCCCCGAGAACGCCATCGAGACCGCGACCATGATCCCCATCGAGAGCTATGTCTTTAGCTTCGCTCGCGCCGAGGGCAAGCGGGATAATTCCGGGCGAAAGACCTTCGTGGTCTACGATGCCACCATCCTAGAGCGTGGGTCGGGCGCCCCCCCGCGGATCACCACCGCGGCCCGTGGCTCGTACCGGCAGCAGCAGTTTAACTTTGACAATGTCGCGGTCCATGCCTACAAGCCGGATCGTAGTGTCGACTACGAGCTCACCGCACGCTCCGAGGAGATCTCCGTCAGCCTGGAAAAAATCAATGGCTACGGCATGCCCTCCGATGAGCAGCTGGAGAACCTCTCTAGCGCCAAGCTCATGGAGCGCGCCCGCACAGAGCGCGATCCGCGCCGCGCTGTGGTCTATGCGGTCGCTCGGTGGCGAAAGCTGGGACTACCGCTGATGTGCCTGCCCCTTGCGCTCTTTGCGGTCCCCCTCGCCATCCGTTTTGCACGCGCGGGAACTTTCGCGGCCCTCATGCTCGCACTGGTGATAGTTTTCTTGGCGGTGCTCGCGCTGACCGGGGCGGAGGTGGTTGCACTCAACCGCTGGCTCCCTCCCTTCGTCGCTGCGATCGCCCCCGCCGTGCTCTTCACCGTCGCGGCACTGTGGTTTCTCAGAAAGCTGGAGTAG
- a CDS encoding LptF/LptG family permease — protein MCDRYLFKEFTQAFMVGLLTAMLLVIALKFQQATTQLARDHATVGQLLEQIYWDLPNVLEMALPVATALGAALATNRLARDNELTVLRGTGTPLTRIFLPFAVLGLLLAALGLVTVNELQPRASERRKQLLGMSQNLPGTMESEQTTRGGDSGEWLIQFQSGQRTSTTTWELQNLTMIQKTRVLLAAQARYDANSGRWSLQNVTEHRYDSQGVRTGQSTYPTYPTPLIARTDFSSTLPFWGLQGGFQTAERFQSLQAAARSYAKLGNKKQALISETAGWFKLALSTMCFVFALCAPPLAFKFSKAGSFAGVLLSIVIVFVGWNTVLFMKSVALSGWIPPVLCAFATHVLFLIIGLVLLMRAD, from the coding sequence TTGTGTGATCGCTATCTTTTTAAGGAGTTTACCCAGGCCTTTATGGTCGGCCTGCTCACGGCAATGCTCCTGGTGATCGCCCTGAAGTTCCAGCAGGCGACCACCCAGCTCGCGCGGGACCACGCCACGGTCGGCCAGCTCCTCGAGCAGATCTACTGGGACCTGCCCAATGTCCTGGAGATGGCGCTTCCTGTGGCGACCGCCCTCGGCGCGGCGCTGGCGACCAACCGCCTGGCCCGCGACAACGAGCTCACGGTTCTGCGTGGGACGGGGACACCGCTCACCCGCATCTTTCTCCCGTTTGCTGTCCTGGGCCTGCTCCTCGCCGCCCTCGGCTTGGTGACGGTCAACGAGCTCCAGCCCCGTGCCAGTGAGCGCCGCAAGCAGCTCCTGGGGATGAGCCAAAACCTTCCCGGCACCATGGAGAGCGAGCAGACCACCCGGGGCGGCGACTCTGGCGAGTGGCTCATCCAGTTCCAGAGCGGCCAGCGCACCAGCACGACAACCTGGGAGCTCCAAAATCTCACGATGATCCAAAAAACCCGCGTCCTGCTGGCCGCCCAGGCGCGCTACGATGCCAATAGCGGGCGCTGGAGCCTCCAAAATGTCACCGAGCACCGCTACGACTCACAGGGGGTCCGGACGGGTCAGTCCACCTATCCGACCTATCCGACCCCACTGATCGCGCGGACGGACTTCTCCAGCACCCTCCCATTCTGGGGGCTCCAGGGTGGCTTTCAGACCGCCGAGCGCTTCCAGAGCCTCCAGGCAGCCGCACGCTCCTACGCCAAGCTAGGAAACAAGAAACAAGCACTCATCTCCGAGACCGCCGGCTGGTTCAAGCTCGCGCTCTCGACCATGTGCTTTGTCTTTGCCCTCTGCGCCCCCCCGCTGGCCTTCAAGTTCTCCAAGGCGGGCTCGTTTGCCGGGGTCTTGCTCTCGATTGTGATTGTGTTTGTGGGCTGGAACACGGTCTTGTTTATGAAGTCGGTCGCGCTCTCGGGGTGGATTCCACCAGTGCTCTGCGCCTTCGCGACCCACGTGCTCTTTCTCATTATCGGGCTGGTTCTCCTGATGAGGGCCGACTAG
- a CDS encoding glycosyltransferase, translating into MLPRVLAISSSTDNGGSQRHSVTLAVDYQAHGGSVVIACPPGSFIEATSQRLGVKTVPFQLRNSADLSAVRALAQLVRDHEAEVLHSHARRDFVAATLAGKLTRCPVLLHVHVVRPLGEPLRLAGHFFNQVSGIIAVSEFTRQELEHWHGLRPGLVRRIYNGIDPHTFVEATSLRREWQIPEGDLVIGMVGRLTTKGQESFVPVAARLAQRYSNLHFVFVGPDGPELRFSELQAKLAAAGLQGRSLVAGVCDQIPRVMRSLDILVHLPTDEAFGLALIEAAAAGVPVVASSIGGCREVVVDQQTGILVPPNAPQETEQALASLLDNPALRQALGAAGQCRVQTEFSSQRQLADLCALYEEVTR; encoded by the coding sequence GTGCTCCCGCGCGTCTTGGCCATCTCCAGCTCCACCGACAATGGCGGCTCCCAGCGGCACTCCGTCACCCTGGCGGTGGACTACCAGGCACACGGGGGAAGTGTCGTGATCGCCTGCCCCCCAGGGAGCTTTATTGAGGCGACCAGCCAGCGTCTTGGGGTGAAGACCGTCCCCTTCCAGCTCCGCAACAGCGCCGATCTCTCGGCGGTACGCGCCCTAGCACAGCTCGTCCGGGACCACGAAGCCGAGGTACTCCATAGCCATGCACGCCGGGACTTTGTGGCCGCGACTCTGGCAGGAAAGCTGACACGCTGCCCGGTGCTCTTGCATGTCCATGTGGTCCGCCCGCTGGGCGAGCCGCTGCGCCTGGCAGGGCACTTCTTCAACCAGGTCAGCGGGATTATCGCGGTCTCGGAGTTTACCCGCCAGGAGCTCGAGCACTGGCATGGGCTGCGCCCTGGGCTCGTCCGGCGCATCTACAACGGGATCGATCCCCACACCTTTGTGGAAGCGACAAGCCTTCGCAGAGAGTGGCAGATCCCTGAAGGCGACCTGGTTATCGGGATGGTGGGGCGGCTGACGACCAAGGGACAAGAGAGCTTCGTGCCGGTCGCCGCCCGCCTCGCACAGCGCTACTCCAACCTGCACTTTGTCTTTGTCGGACCCGATGGCCCGGAGCTGCGCTTCTCTGAGCTCCAGGCAAAGCTCGCCGCCGCTGGCCTTCAAGGCCGTAGCCTCGTCGCCGGGGTGTGCGACCAGATTCCGCGTGTGATGCGCTCCCTGGATATTCTGGTGCACCTTCCCACCGACGAAGCCTTTGGGCTGGCACTGATCGAGGCGGCGGCTGCGGGCGTGCCCGTGGTCGCGAGCAGTATCGGGGGGTGCCGGGAGGTGGTGGTGGATCAGCAGACCGGGATTCTCGTCCCGCCCAATGCACCGCAAGAGACCGAGCAGGCACTCGCCAGCCTCCTCGACAACCCCGCCTTGCGTCAGGCCCTTGGAGCCGCGGGGCAGTGCCGTGTCCAGACCGAGTTTTCGTCGCAGCGCCAGCTCGCCGACCTCTGTGCCCTCTACGAGGAAGTCACCCGATGA
- a CDS encoding polysaccharide deacetylase family protein: MSQKQPIPILMYHAVESTERPDKYKHFYVTTKELARQVKELKSRGYTAISLDQLVAGLAGGPLPEKPVVLTFDDGYQNVLTNAHPIFEAAGWPYTIYLVSERIGGRNEWVEPEGYEATPLLTASEIATLAASPLVTLGAHTATHPKLDQLSPEAAHDELIRSKAQLEDRLQRPVPHFCYPYGHFNEAVVELVREAGYQTATTTQHGRVNATGEDLLRLPRVSIYHVPPFSLTYGPGALNFRWRVESRKDKRRRESS; encoded by the coding sequence ATGAGCCAGAAACAACCCATTCCGATCTTGATGTACCACGCGGTCGAGAGCACCGAGCGCCCGGATAAGTACAAGCACTTCTATGTCACCACCAAGGAGCTCGCCCGCCAGGTCAAGGAGCTCAAGAGCCGCGGCTACACCGCCATCTCCCTCGATCAGCTTGTCGCGGGGCTGGCCGGTGGCCCTCTCCCGGAGAAGCCGGTGGTGCTCACCTTCGACGATGGCTATCAAAACGTACTAACCAATGCCCACCCGATCTTTGAGGCGGCTGGCTGGCCCTACACGATCTATCTGGTCAGCGAGCGGATCGGGGGGCGCAACGAGTGGGTAGAGCCCGAGGGCTACGAGGCGACTCCCCTGCTAACGGCCAGCGAGATTGCAACCCTCGCCGCCAGCCCGCTCGTCACCCTCGGTGCCCACACGGCCACCCACCCCAAGCTCGACCAGCTCTCGCCCGAGGCCGCCCACGACGAGCTTATCCGCTCCAAGGCGCAGCTCGAAGACCGGCTCCAGCGCCCGGTGCCGCACTTCTGCTACCCCTACGGCCACTTCAACGAAGCAGTTGTCGAGCTGGTGCGGGAGGCGGGCTACCAGACAGCGACCACGACCCAGCACGGCCGGGTAAACGCCACGGGCGAGGACCTGCTGCGCCTCCCTCGTGTCTCCATCTACCACGTCCCCCCGTTCTCCCTCACCTACGGCCCCGGTGCCCTCAACTTCCGCTGGCGAGTCGAGAGCCGCAAGGACAAGCGCCGTCGAGAGTCATCTTAA
- a CDS encoding TolB family protein, whose product MKKQMLWTPTRRELLLTGSIGLFAGCGGGGSVTPGATPTPIPTPTPGSTPTPTPSPVPSGRRERFGYVERTAGGYRLASVRTDGTDYQPVNMPEQPNVFYPSWSRNGHKIAYVVQDFVTNRYSLYTLNADGSDHALYSEGLEPSWNATGTQLTFLTVHSQTTPTPRNWMAIHAYDVVKKEQVFPLPGNSPPVIFEGGISANTTLRRPLWRGDRKLSVSYSAQNLVDLSSSYGLLDYTTATPSPILQSSSLGCLLYDTAPDDGMGIVRQGTKVYWLSGESLSLLKTTSNTGGGRFSPDGERLWIDLENGKGARFYDRSLKDAGAPSNLPNSVIESWFFEA is encoded by the coding sequence ATGAAAAAACAAATGCTCTGGACTCCGACACGCCGCGAGTTGCTTCTGACAGGAAGTATCGGTTTATTCGCGGGATGTGGCGGCGGTGGATCTGTCACACCAGGTGCGACACCAACCCCGATTCCGACACCGACGCCAGGCTCCACACCAACCCCCACGCCTTCACCTGTTCCGTCAGGGCGTCGAGAGCGCTTTGGGTATGTGGAGCGGACTGCGGGAGGCTACCGGCTTGCCAGTGTGCGCACCGATGGCACCGACTATCAGCCTGTGAACATGCCCGAGCAGCCCAATGTCTTCTACCCCAGCTGGTCGCGCAATGGCCATAAGATCGCCTACGTGGTGCAGGACTTTGTGACCAATCGCTACAGTCTCTACACACTCAACGCCGATGGCTCGGATCATGCGCTCTACAGTGAGGGGCTGGAGCCGAGCTGGAACGCCACGGGGACGCAGCTAACGTTTCTGACCGTGCATAGCCAGACAACGCCGACCCCACGGAACTGGATGGCGATCCATGCCTACGATGTTGTGAAAAAAGAGCAGGTCTTCCCCTTACCTGGCAACTCTCCACCGGTGATTTTTGAAGGAGGCATCTCCGCAAACACAACCCTCCGTCGCCCCCTCTGGCGCGGCGACAGGAAGCTGAGCGTCTCCTACAGCGCACAAAACTTAGTCGATCTCAGCTCAAGCTATGGACTCCTGGACTACACCACCGCAACACCGAGTCCGATCCTTCAGAGCAGCTCTCTCGGCTGCTTACTCTATGACACTGCTCCCGACGATGGCATGGGAATTGTCCGGCAAGGTACTAAAGTCTACTGGCTCTCGGGAGAGAGCCTGAGCTTGCTGAAAACGACCTCAAACACAGGGGGCGGGCGCTTCTCCCCCGATGGCGAGCGGCTCTGGATTGATCTTGAAAACGGCAAGGGGGCACGCTTCTACGACCGGAGCCTAAAGGATGCTGGGGCACCAAGCAACCTCCCCAACAGTGTTATCGAGTCCTGGTTTTTCGAGGCTTAA
- a CDS encoding fasciclin domain-containing protein, with protein sequence MRQSAPIRFGERPKLEFKDSGLLASLRRVERPVQGKNERILTAFAELVEASGLERALSARPFTLLVPHNVALARFQRPAKLEQLKSFVWDHVLEGRLTLGGAGSKERYTFPRDGQVRTMAGHLLRVERGGDGRWLVTGGAPGTVRFLETDLPFEPGVFHILERLAPVSTPTRVD encoded by the coding sequence ATGAGACAGAGTGCCCCGATTCGTTTTGGTGAGCGTCCCAAGCTGGAGTTTAAGGACAGTGGGCTCCTCGCCAGCCTGCGCCGTGTGGAGCGGCCTGTCCAAGGCAAGAACGAGCGCATCCTGACAGCCTTTGCGGAGCTGGTCGAGGCGAGCGGGCTGGAGCGGGCACTCTCCGCACGGCCCTTCACGCTTCTTGTCCCGCACAATGTGGCGCTGGCTCGGTTCCAGCGCCCCGCCAAGCTGGAGCAGCTCAAGAGCTTTGTCTGGGACCATGTCCTGGAGGGGCGGCTGACCCTGGGCGGGGCGGGCTCCAAGGAGCGCTACACGTTTCCTCGGGATGGCCAGGTGCGAACGATGGCCGGGCACCTGCTACGCGTGGAGCGCGGCGGCGACGGCAGGTGGCTTGTTACCGGCGGCGCTCCCGGCACGGTGCGATTCTTAGAGACCGACCTGCCCTTTGAGCCCGGGGTGTTCCACATCCTGGAGCGCCTTGCTCCGGTCTCGACACCGACACGAGTTGACTGA